The DNA region attcatcttcCATTTTGTTTCTAAGtctatttttcacaatattcatagctgaAAAAAATCTCCCAgttgtagcagttgaaacaggGAGAGTTAATACCAAGCGAATCAAACGATCAATCAAATGATATGTTAAAGACTTTCCTGTCTTCGTTAGTCCTTGACATAACTCCGAAATTGTGCACAAATTAGTTAACTCAATATGATTAGGAACATCAGGTTCATAATGTTGAGCTTGCATTCTAATGTAAAATTTCTCTTGGTCACTAAAGTCACTTGGATAAAACCGTTCTACTAATTCAAATACTTTGTTGACACTGAATAACTTATAATTATCTCTGGGATCTAAAGTTGAACTTAAAGTAAGTAATTCTACCATATTATCATTGAATCTTCTATTAAACTCTTGCAATTGTGTATCAATTACAGCCAGAAATAAATTAACACGGTAATTATGCTCCACTGAAATCTGGTCAACAATTTTGCGAGTTTGACCTCTTCTAGGAATATGCAATGCATTCATATTAGGAACTTCAACTTTATGTTTCTCACAAAATAATATAACTTCTTTTATGAAAGCCTCCCAACTTGATTCTCTCATTCTTTGAATTAAAGTCTTGGTAGTAGAAATCAGAGTTAAAGCATTCAATATGTCTTGATTTTTTCGTTGCAAAGCTTGACAAAGATCATGACTAACTTCCAAAATATTTCTCATCAAAGGCAAAACAAAGGCAAATTCAAAGGATGTGATAGCATCATAAGTAGCACTAGCATCACCACGAGTGGAGAAATTACCTTCTTCGGTGCTTTTTTCAAGAACTTCACAAGTAGCATCAAACATGCATAGCAATCTACACACAAAAGTCAAATGAGACCCCCATCTAGTATCTCCAGCTTTTTGCAAAGTACCAATTTGATTAAGTCCACTACCTATCACAATTTGATCATTGGCAATTAAGTTTGCAACATTATTTGCTTGAGCAACCCTTAACTGATCATGATGTTTAGGAGAAACAGTCACAATATTCACAACTagtgtaagttttgaaaagaattgatgAACATAGCAAACTTCTTTAGCTGCAGAAACAAGTGCTAATTGTAATCGATGAGTAAGACAATGAATGTAATAAGCAAAAGGGCAATCTTTCAAAAAtagagcttgcaatccattccatTCACCACGTATATTACTAGCTCCATCATACCCTTGTCCCCTACGATTTTGAACATCAAGATTATGACGAGAAAGAACGGAAGAAATTTCTGTTTTCAATGTCAAAGAACACGTATCAGAAACATGTATAAGATCAAAAAATCTTTCTTGAACACAACCGTGCTTGTCTACAAATCTCAAAACCACAGACATTTGTTCTCGCTTTGACTCATCTCTTGTTTAATCAATAATTATACATTAGAATCACCAATTTCTTCTCGAATTGTTGCACGCACTTTTCTAGAAAATATATGCAATATATCTTTTTGAACATCGGGAGGTATATATTGAGTATTTCCAGGGGCATTTTCAAGGACAACATTATTAACATTCTGATTACAGGAAGCTAAAAGcttaattaactcaataaaattttTCCTATTCAAAGATCCAGGACTTTCATCATCGCCTATAATTGCACATGCTTGAAATGCAAGCCATCGAATAGCATCAATAGATGTCTTCAACCTTAAGCGGTTATTTGCAATAGTTTTATCACTATGCCTATCAAGAACTTTGTCTATATGCTTAGATTAAGCCATTAAATCATCACAAGATTTCACACATAAATTATGGAGAGAATTAGGAATAGAACCCTCGTGACATACAAATGCACAATTCACTCCGTtgtttactttcttccaattACTAAATCCTAACTCTGAAAATGTATTTTTTCCATCATTGCGagcaccataatgtttaccaaacAAGTAGCAAGGCAAACAATAAGCAGCATCTTTTTCTGGTGAATATTCTAACCAACTTGAAAATTTCTTAAACCAAGAAGATTGAAAATATCGACAGTTATTGTTATTACCAGAAGCTGGATAGCTAATATTTGTTGGTTGGTATGCCTAGCTAATATGTATGCTCTACGAATCTTATCACGTTCATTGACATTATACTGCCAAATTGGACGTCGCTTTCCTGGATCCCTTTCTAGTAAAGAGATATCAACATCTCTTTCTAATCTTGGAACTTTGGCTTTATGTTGATGTATATTTTGAGTAAGATTAGAGAGTTTACTTACTTGAACTTCTTGTGAAACAAGATTAGAGGGTTGACTTGTTTGAACTCCAACATCATCAGTAACTTTTCTCTTAaaaattgcatcaattttactttgctttctcatcataaaatattCTAGTTTCTTTTTacctgaaaaaaatttaaataattatatactcaCATGAATAAACAaagtctaaatattttttattaattaaacattaataacaatatttttttactaagtcactatcaatttcactaaaaataaaaaataaaaaaagacagaGAATAAATCTTAAAAATGAATAAGCTATTTATCTACAATCTATGTGAATACAACaaagataaaattatattattttatagtcaaaaaatatgatttgttaattaaattttttttacaattatataaaaaataaaataaaaagtagaatGAGTAGAGTAGTGAATACCTTTGCAGCTTTGCTATGATTGAAGAATGAAGACTTTGACAATTGACAGGGAAGTGAGGCTGTGAGGGCGTGCTCCAAGAGAAGACCGAATTGGCTATGGTTGATGGCTCCAAGCctccaagagaccaagagaagACTGAAATGGCTATGGGCTATGGCTGATGGCTCCAAGCCTCGAAGAGAAGGCTGAACGTTTCAATGTCAAAAGGAACACAAACATAAAAGAAAGAGAATGTATACATGTAGTGTTTATTATTtaggaattaaaaaaaatttaaaaaccattatattttatttgagttgGGCTTTTTAGTTTatactactatttttttaaaagctGGGGGGCCAGGCGTCTActtagggatggcaacgggtccccaTGGGGGCGGGGACATGCCCCCTGCCCCCCGCCCCCGCCTCCATTATCCGTCCCCATCCCCGCCCCGTCCCCGCGACGGGTAACGGGGGCCCCGTATCCGCCGGGGATCCGGGTCTCCGTGGATATCCgcggatttttataaaaaataataaaaattgaaaaaaaattagaaaaaaattaaaaaaatagtgtattgtatataatttagtattttacttACATCAATATCTACTTTAATATTATGAATTACATGTATAGCACTCAAATACttaaccaaaaattcaaaatcaaagtaaaataataaaaatttcaaaataattataacaaatgctTAACCAAATCATAATAATTATAACAGAAAAAGCAAACAAAGATAATGAAGATGATAACAAATGCttaattataatcatataaaTTATACTTAACAAAATCACAATACACACAAATGGGGTATTCTAGTCTTTTTACATAAACGGGGTTTAAACGGGTCTCCACGGGGCGGGGACCTCTATCCCCGCCCCCGCCCCGTTTAATATACGGGGCCCCGTCCCCCATCCCCGCGGGTACAAAATCGTCCCCATATCCGCCCCGTGACGGGTAAATCCCCGCGGATACCCGCCCCGCTGGGGATTTTTGCCATCCCTACGTCTACTTGCCCCTCCCCCCATGTATCCGTCCCTGATTTTTGGATATGTATTGCTGGAAAGTTAGAAACCAGAGGACTTAGCAAATAGTTGTGTAAGAATAAAAAAGACTATTCATAAAACCAGAGGCAGAGTCTTGGAGAAGGGGCAATAGCcgacttttttatataaataaaataaaatgattatttctttaaatacgcataaaaaaatttgttaccaAAATGCGCAGGACTATTTTACTATTGGTGCCTGAAAAAATGAAATTGCATATCATATTAAACGTGGCACTTGCGAATTGGAGAGTGGAATTGGCTTTTGGGACCTGCCCACTGATGTCCGCAAAATGGAGTGCTTGGAAAATGGAGCCGGCGGCCATTTTTTGGCTGTCGCATGCGAAATGCCCCACACCTATTGCAGCGCCTGCGAATTAGACCATATCTGTGGTGGCACCTGCGAAATGCCATTCCCAGTCTAGGTGAAATGGCGATGCAAAATTTGAAGCAGCACTTTATGTATATATACGGGGTGGAGGAGACTATATCAACGCAGAAAGAAAGAAGGGATATTAAAAAATTTCTAGTGACATATCTACAATTGCTAAAACAGTAATCCAATGGCCATGTAAATTCAATGTCAATGTGTATATGATAGATTGGGCGAAAAGAAAACATGTTTGCATTTGGAAAGCCCCGCATAGTAAGAAATTTTGAGGacaatttatgtatttaaataaactCTCATTACAAAAAAAAACATTGAGTACCGATGGATTTATGAATAGTTTTCATGTGAAATTCATCAGGTTAAATAGTTATCAGCAAATTTTCGATTCTGACGGTAAATTCGTCGAGAATAATTagagaaaaaacggaaaaaataaGCGCGAAATGTATCGTGGGATTTACCAATGGAAAAATCTTCCGGTAAATCCATTTTAGTGGAACGTTGTGTTTTGGTGGCCGCAAtgtattaccgtcggatttatttgTCGGTAAATCCGACGATAACAAGCCCTAAAATTGAAAGCGTGAACCCTCTTCCTCTTCATTTTGCAATCTCCTTTCTCTAGCCTATATTCTACCTTTCTCTCTAACTCTTCTCTCCTTGCTGCACCGTCAGTCCTGCCGCCACTGGCCCTTCCTGTCGCCTCCTCCTCTCCCCCTACCGAAACCATCTCATTCCTTCCTCCTCTCCCCTCCGTCAGCcgcatttctctctctctctctctctctgtctctctctctctgttcgtGTGCGCCACCGTCCAGTACCGCCACTGCATCTCCCTTCCCTGTGTTCTTCTTCCTCTGTTCACTCCTCAAGTTTCATGGtcactttttttctttatttaagttaatttagaattttgttatatattaatttaggatttaagatttgattattatatgctaatttagtatttagggttaaGTTAATTGTCAATTTAGGATTTAGTTATATATTAATTtaggatttaattattttatgctaatttaaGATTCAGGGTTATGctaatttaggatttaggtttaagttaattgttaatttaagatttaattatctgttaatttaggatttagaatttgattattatatgctaatttaggatttagagttaAGTTAATTGTTAATATAAGATTTAGTTATATGTTAATTTGGAATTTGGTTATCATATGCTATTTTAGTATTTTGGGTTAAGTTAAttgttaatttaggatttagttatatgttaacttaggatttaagatttggTTATCATATACTACTTTAGGATTTAGGAGTAAGTTAAGCTTGATATCAATAATTAGGATGCACTTTCAAGTAAAGTTACATGAGCATTAATCGAACTTCAAATTTAGCACTATGGTTCCAAATAGAGATAGTACATGTATATGCTAAGTAAAAGTGTGTGCTATACTATATACTCTTATTTATATGTAATAACTTCTATGAATTAATGAGAATGTTGCCTTTTCAATGTATAAACAAGTTAATATATTCTGATGGATATGTTGTGAATTTAATTGAGTTTTGTTGAGTGATGTTGTGGATTGAGGTTGGTTGGATTTGTGGGAACCGTAAAGGTGGATACATCTCTAATTTTAGGGGAGATTATGTCaaatttttttctgaaataatGTAAATGTTGAAGGATTTGTGTAGTATATATGCTAAATAGTgttaataatatattctctttAGAAACATGACGACAACTAGAAGAAGTAGATTGAGCGAGTCTCGTGGTTGTGGTAGAGGGATGGTTTCCACCGAATCTCCAAGGATTGCTCAGTCATCGCCCTCTACCCCGACTACCCCATCGACCCCTGTAATGTCACAGATGAGTCCAGCGGATTAGCAATTTATCATGGTCCTAAACTACATGCCTCCTTCTATTATACCCTCTGCAGATCCAATGATAGAACCGGCGGTGGGTGATTCGTCTAATGCATCCCAGCAGGATGTCCCTCTACCACCGTCCGTTATACGGATTCAAATTTGGCCTGA from Arachis hypogaea cultivar Tifrunner chromosome 10, arahy.Tifrunner.gnm2.J5K5, whole genome shotgun sequence includes:
- the LOC112717912 gene encoding uncharacterized protein, translated to MSVVLRFVDKHGCVQERFFDLIHVSDTCSLTLKTEISSVLSRHNLDVQNRRGQGYDGASNIRGEWNGLQALFLKDCPFAYYIHCLTHRLQLALVSAAKEVCYVHQFFSKLTLVVNIVTVSPKHHDQLRVAQANNVANLIANDQIVIGSGLNQIGTLQKAGDTRWGSHLTFVCRLLCMFDATCEVLEKSTEEGNFSTRGDASATYDAITSFEFAFVLPLMRNILEVSHDLCQALQRKNQDILNALTLISTTKTLIQRMRESSWEAFIKEVILFCEKHKVEVPNMNALHIPRRGQTRKIVDQISVEHNYRVNLFLAVIDTQLQEFNRRFNDNMVELLTLSSTLDPRDNYKLFSVNKVFELVERFYPSDFSDQEKFYIRMQAQHYEPDVPNHIELTNLCTISELCQGLTKTGKSLTYHLIDRLIRLL